One genomic segment of Chelonia mydas isolate rCheMyd1 chromosome 1, rCheMyd1.pri.v2, whole genome shotgun sequence includes these proteins:
- the LOC102940459 gene encoding activating transcription factor 7-interacting protein 1 isoform X12 yields the protein MDNVHSKRRRYMGEEYEAELQVKITARGDINQKLQKVVQRLLEEKLSALQCAVFDKTLADLKTRVEKIECSKRHKTVLTELQAKIARLTKRFGAAKEDLKKKQENPPNPPLSPGKAVSDTGSVSNLTYRNASTVRQMLESKRNTGESTSAPFQPPMNAVSTPSLAAPQTVVSGHPKPQTPVTSSSLTTSVLPTANTATVVGTTQMPSSNTQPMSVSLQSLPVILHVPVAVSSQPQLLQGHTGTLVTNQQSGNVEFISVQSPSTVGSLAKTPVSLASTNPAKPNNSPSVPSPGIQRNSPASAGSIGTTLAVQAVSTAHPVAPATRTTLTTVATSGLYNPTSNRGPIQMKIPLSAFSSPAPTEPSTVTAPRVESQTNRPPTDASTNKRPTESTAQLSEQKVVRRVPYTCGIFDGTTLINCFENQLKQEETSSDSKEPVEATQTNFNFPEDVLFGLEEEEEDAKSIKNTHKQTGWAANLLKQWLAKNGKDPSFELVPVTELNDILREFYYTIRNHDGNTYSVASYKSMRAGLNRHLKMLPYNRQICLMKDKEFASANMVFVSVLKMLRMQGKDETHHHPPIAAEDLRKIKLSGVLGLHSPLALVNKVWFDLQLHFSKRGREILRDLAPDAFVVEKDKNGRRYAMFRYPGKGRNAEDPHKMGKMYDMPGDPNCPVFSLELYLSKLPPEPPAFYLHPLKLTTEQMREQSVWYKREPMGVNYLGTMMPRISVAARLSQRYTNHSLRTTTIQLLCEAGLGPREIMAVTGHRSESAIRHYWGAAEIRYRAWSDIMESNTPNYLYNTIPNEVVKEPVSDASTSSIKHVILEQNKMSLLPKKSIAPASNHVTPSTNVTLIPGGHMALSSKSHMTLKHSSSKVLLPKDIASVTTSALQGCCSEPVFISRVIKQEPMT from the exons ATGGACAATGTACATTCTAAACGTCGTCGGTACATGGGAGAAGAGTATGAAGCAGAACTCCAAGTAAAAATTACAGCCAGAGGGGATATTAACCAGAAGCTGCAAAAG GTCGTCCAGAGGTTGTTAGAGGAGAAACTCAGTGCCCTGCAGTGTGCTGTATTTGACAAGACTTTGGCAGATCTGAAAACACGAGTAGAGAAGATAGAATGTAGCAAGAGGCATAAAACTGTGCTTACTGAACTACAG gctaaAATTGCTAGATTGACAAAACGTTTTGGAGCAGCCAAAGAGGACCTGAAGAAAAAACAGGAA AATCCACCAAacccacctctgtctccagggaaAGCAGTGAGTGATACAGGCAGCGTCAGCAACCTAACCTATAG AAATGCCAGCACAGTGAGACAGATGCTGGAGTCCAAGAGAAACACAGGAGAGAGTACATCAGCGCCTTTTCAACCCCCCATGAATGCAG TATCTACTCCAAGTCTTGCTGCTCCTCAGACAGTGGTCAGTGGACATCCCAAACCTCAGACTCCTGTGACTTCCAGCTCCTTGACAACATCAGTTCTCCCTacagccaacacagctacagtAGTTGGCACCACACAGATGCCCAGTAGCAACACTCAGCCCATGTCTGTCTCACTACAGTCTTTGCCAGTAATTTTGCATGTTCCAGTTGCAGTAtcctcccagcctcagctcctgcAAGGCCACACAGGGACTTTGGTCACCAACCAGCAGTCAGGCAATGTTGAATTTATATCAGTACAAAGCCCTTCTACTGTTGGTAGCCTTGCCAAAACTCCAGTGTCTCTGGCGTCTACTAACCCAGCTAAACCAAATAACAGCCCTTCTGTGCCCAGCCCTGGTATTCAGAGGAACTCTCCGGCCAGTGCTGGGTCAATAGGGACAACACTGGCAGTACAGGCTGTTTCTACAGCACATCCTGTTGCCCCAGCCACAAGGACTACTTTGACCACAGTGGCTACTTCAGGACTGTATAATCCTACCAGCAATCGGGGTCCCATACAGATGAAGATCCCACTCTCTGCATTCAGCAGTCCAGCTCCCACCGAACCAAGCACCGTCACAGCACCTCGAGTTG AGAGCCAGACAAACAGACCACCAACTGATGCTTCAACAAATAAGAGACCAACTGAGAGCACAGCACAG CTCTCAGAACAAAAAGTAGTTCGCAGAGTGCCGTATACCTGTGGCATATTTGATGGTACAACTTTGATCAATTGTTTCGAAAACCAGTTGAAACAGGAAGAGACTTCATCAGACAGTAAAGAGCCAGTAGAAGCAACACAGACGAATTTTAACTTCCCTGAGGATGTCCTGTTTggcttggaggaggaggaagaggatgctAAGAGCAtcaaaaacacccacaagcagacTGGCTGGGCTGCTAATCTACTAAAGCAGTGGCTGGCTAAAAATGGCAAGGATCCTAGCTTTGAATTGGTGCCAGTAACTGAACTCAATGATATTTTAAGAGAGTTTTATTACACAATAAGGAACCATGATGGAAATACCTACAGTGTGGCAAGTTATAAGTCCATGCGTGCTGGCTTGAACCGGCATCTCAAAATGCTACCCTATAATCGTCAGATTTGCCTAATGAAGGACAAAGAGTTTGCCAGTGCTAACATGGTGTTTGTGAGTGTGTTGAAGATGCTGCGCATGCAGGGGAAGGATGAAACTCACCACCACCCTCCCATAGCAGCTGAAGACTTACGTAAGATTAAGCTGTCTGGGGTGCTGGGGTTACATAGTCCTCTGGCACTGGTCAACAAGGTGTGGTTTGATTTGCAATTGCATTTTTCCAAACGAGGGAGGGAAATCTTAAGAGACTTGGCTCCAGATGCCTTTGTTGTTGAGAAGGACAAGAATGGGCGACGTTATGCTATGTTTAGATATCCTGGCAAAGGGAGAAATGCAGAAGACCCCCATAAAATGGGTAAAATGTACGATATGCCAGGAGACCCAAACTGTCCTGTTTTTTCCTTGGAGCTTTATTTGTCTAAGTTGCCACCTGAACCCCCTGCGTTTTACTTGCATCCATTAAAACTAACGACAGAGCAGATGCGAGAGCAGTCTGTCTGGTACAAACGGGAACCTATGGGAGTGAACTACTTGGGTACAATGATGCCCAGGATAAGTGTGGCAGCCAGGCTGTCCCAACGATATACCAATCACTCTCTCAGAACTACCACCATCCAATTACTATGTgaagcaggattggggcccagagAGATCATGGCAGTGACAGGCCATCGCTCTGAGTCTGCTATTAGACATTACTGGGGAGCTGCAGAAATTCGCTACAGGGCCTGGTCGGATATAATGGAGAGTAACACTCCCAATTATCTCTATAACACTATTCCAAATGAAGTGGTAAAAGAACCAGTATCTGATGCTTCCACTTCTTCCATAAAACATGTCAttttagaacaaaacaaaatgtcattacTTCCTAAGAAATCTATTGCACCTGCCAGCAACCATGTGACACCTAGCACTAATGTGACTTTAATCCCTGGGGGACACATGGCTCTGAGTTCTAAAAGTCACATGACGTTGAAACACAGCTCTTCCAAGGTGCTACTTCCCAAGGACATAGCCAGTGTGACTACCAGTGCTCTTCAAGGATGCTGTAGTGAACCTGTGTTTATAAGCCGTGTGATAAAACAAGAACCAATGACTTGA